The DNA sequence CTGTATAATGGTCCTCGTCAAAAAGATAGCCGGCGGAGGGACCAAAGGTATAATTATCGCTTCTGTTTGCGCCTACTCCAGCCCAACCGTGATAAGGTGGAATACTACTGGAAAATTGCGCCGTTAAGCCCGTCAGTTTAGTCGCGCCGTTATATAAACCCACCTCGTCTATATTCATGGCAGGGTCGGCAGCATTCGGAGGAATGGCGTAAACCAATATCCTCATGTATTTCGCGCTGACGGGCTCGCTCAGGTTAAAGGTCACCCACACCGGGCCGGGGTTCGTGCCGTCGTTCCAGTCGTTGTAATTATCCGTTATTCTGTTCAAGGCCAGCCCTGCGTCCGCCCTTCCGGGCAGAAACCAGACCGCCGAAATTATGAACGCCGCGAGCAAAAGCAGCGTTATGGGGACTTTATGTTTTTTCACGTTTTTGTTCCACTCCTTTCACTAAACAACACTCCTCACCTTCCCGCTCATCCTGCGTTTCTCCATGTCAATCCTATCCACGACAACTTTCACCCCGTCGCCTTTTTTGACTTCGCCGAACTTCAACGGCCAGCAGAGCACGTCCACGCCCGGCTCCAAATTGACGAATATCCCGTATCGCGGTGTGAAACCGGTGACCACGCCGGCGTATATCCCACCTTCGACGTACTTGACGTCGGCCCAGGGGTCGGGCACGAAATCCTTAATCGATACGACCAATTTCTGGTTATCATGGTCAACGCCTATTATTTTTACGTCGAACACGTCGCCCGGTTTAACGATCTTCCGGGCGTCGGTCAGTTTGGCGTGGGTCAGCTCGCTTGAGGGCAGGCTGGCTATCACGCCGTTTATCTCCACTTCCGCCTCGTGGAATTTCACGCGGCGGGCGATAGCCGTTCTAACCTGGCCTTCTTTCAGCGAAGGCCAGATGTTCGCCGCCATCTTTTTCATCGCCATGCTGCGGGAAGCGGTGAAAAACCCTTCCCGCTGACTTACGTAGGTAACCACGAAAGACACCGGCTGGCCCAAAAGTGCGGCGAGCCGGCTGCGATTGACATGCTGTTTTTCGTCCACGGTTATC is a window from the Dehalococcoidia bacterium genome containing:
- a CDS encoding S1 RNA-binding domain-containing protein, translated to METTKRVFVKDVWPEVYASYQSRGILQWPVTGVEQHTLKNGDIEEDVLCLIVSREDSKGMIPLHETGITVDEKQHVNRSRLAALLGQPVSFVVTYVSQREGFFTASRSMAMKKMAANIWPSLKEGQVRTAIARRVKFHEAEVEINGVIASLPSSELTHAKLTDARKIVKPGDVFDVKIIGVDHDNQKLVVSIKDFVPDPWADVKYVEGGIYAGVVTGFTPRYGIFVNLEPGVDVLCWPLKFGEVKKGDGVKVVVDRIDMEKRRMSGKVRSVV